The segment GCGCGACGCCGAAGGCAAGAAGATGTCCAAGTCCACGGGCAACGTCATTGATCCGATTCTGATGTGCGACAAATACGGCACGGACAGCCTGCGCTTCACCCTGACGGCATTTGCGGCCATGGGTCGCGATATCAAGCTCAGTGAGGATCGTATCGAGGGCTATCGCCACTTCATGAACAAGATCTGGAACGCCGCGCGGTTTGCCATGATGAACCTGCCTGACGAGGCCCCCAAGGCTGATCTTGCCGATGCCAAGGCCGTGTATCACCGTTGGATGCTCTCGCGTCTGGAAGAGATGAAGGATGAGATGGCCGAGTCCATTGCCGCCTATCGCTTCAACGATGCGGCTCAGGGCATCTACAAGTTCACCTGGAACGAATTCTGTGACTGGTATCTGGAACTGATCAAGGGTGATCTGAATGGAGACGACGAGCAGGCCAAGGCCGTGGCTCAGACCGTGCTCTACACCGCCTTGACCGAGATCCTGACCCTGGCGCATCCCATCATGCCGTTTATCACTCAGGAGATCTACGCCACCTTGCCCGGCAAGGACGGTGCAAACCTGGCCGCCGAACTGTATCCCGAGCGCAGGCCCGAGCTGCTGGACAAGAGTGTGGCCGGACAGATGGAACTTCTGACCGGAGTCATCACCAGCGTTCGCACCATCCGTGCGGAGTTGAACATCAAGCCGTCCCTGGAGCTGGAACTGCTGGTCAAGACCGCATGCGACGAGGATGCCGCGTTTATCCTGGAGCATCAGGACCTGATTCGCTCCCTGGCGCGGGTCGGTAGCGTGTCCGCTGGAGCGGAAGTTGAGGGGCCCAAGGCCTCGGCCTCCAACGTGGTCATGGGCAACGAACTGTTCGTGCCGTTGACCGGCGCTGTGGACTTCGACGCCGAACTGGCCCGTCTGGACAAGGAGATGGGCAAGATCGAGAAGACCCTTGGCGGTGTCGAGAAGAAACTCTCCAACAAGGGCTTCACGGACAAGGCTCCGGCTGAAGTTGTTGAAGGTGAACGCGCCAAGGCCGTCATGTTCCGGGAGAAACTCGACAAGCTGAGTGACCTGCGCAAGCGATTGGCCGACGCGGCTGGAAATTAGAGGGAACAGTCCCGAACCCTTAGCAATACTTGGAAGGGAATCGGGGGAGTCCGCGCAATGATGGACTGCCCCGATCATCCCCGCTCCAACCGAAGGACCTACTCATGGCAGACGTATATTTGATTGGTGCCGGCCCCGGTGATCCGGGCCTGCTGACTGTCCGGGCAAAGGAACTCATCGAGACCTGCGACATCGTTGTCTACGACTATCTGGCCAATGCGGAGTTCCTGAGCTACGCCCGGCCCGATGCCGAGATCATCTATGTCGGCAAGAAGGGTGGTGATCACACCCTGCCCCAGGACAAGATCAACGATCTGCTGGTGGACCGCGCCAGCCAGGGCAAGTCCATTGCCCGTTTGAAGGGTGGCGATCCGTATGTTTTTGGGCGTGGTGGTGAAGAGGCCGAAGAGCTTATCGCTGCGGGCCTGACCTTCGAGGTTGTCCCCGGCATTACTGCTGGCGTGGCTGCGGCTGCCTATGCAGGCATTCCGGTGACCCACCGTGACCACACCACCTCTGTCTGCTTCATCACCGGGCATGAGGATCCCACCAAGGAAAAGAGCGGCCACAACTGGGATGTGTACGCCAAGTCTACCTCGACTCTGGTGTTCTACATGGGCGTGGGCAATCTGCCCATGATCGCCGAGAAGCTGATTTCCGGTGGGCGTGATCCCAAGACCCCTGCTGCTTTGGTGCGTTGGGGCACCCGCTGCACCCAGGAATCCATGGTCGCCACGCTGGAGACAGTGGCTGACGAGGCTGCGCGCCGTGGCTTCAAGGCTCCGAGCATTATCATTGTGGGCGGAGTCTGCTCCCTGGCGGACAAGTTGTCCTGGTTCGAGAAGCGCCCGCTGATGGGCAAGGGCGTTGTCGTGACCCGTGCGCGTGAGCAGGCCAGCGGTTTTGCCGATACCCTGCGCGAGATGGGTGCCTGCGCCTTCCAGTTCCCGACCATCGAGATCAATCCCCTGCCGGATTACGCTGAGGTCCAGGCCGCCATCGGGCAGATCGAGAACTATGATTGGCTGGTGTTCACCTCGGTCAACGGCGTTCTCAAGTTCTGGGAGCAGTTGGATGGTATGGGGCTGGATACCCGAGTGCTGGGTGGTCGCAAAGTGGCTGCCATTGGCCCTGCGACGGCTGAGGCTCTTGTGGCGCGTGGTGTACGCCCCGATTTCGTGCCGCCCAAGTATGTGGCTGAATCCGTGGTGGCCGGGCTTATCGAGCGTGGTGTGGGTCAGGGCACCAAGGTGCTTATCCCCCGGGCCAGGGTTGCCCGCGAAGTCCTGCCCGAGGAACTCTCCAAGGCCGGTGCGGATGTGACCGTTCTGCCCGTCTACGAGACAGGGCTGAACGAGGACGGCCCCGAGGAGCTTGTCGCCAAGCTGGATGCCGGTGATATTGACTATGTCACCTTCACCAGCTCGAGCACGGTCGAGAATTTCTTCCAGCTCCTTGCTCCGGAGAAGCTGAAGCAGTATCCAGATGTGAAGCTGGCCTGCATTGGCCCGGTGACCGCGAAGACCTTGGCCGAATACGGGTTCACACCTGATATTCAGCCCGAGGACTACACCATTCCGGCTCTGGCTGCGGCCCTGGCCAACGATTAGTGGGGTGGTGGGCTGCTGAAAAACGCACGCCAACGACGTTGCTGTGAGGAAATCAAAACCTCGCGTATGTTTGAATACGCGTCGGTCTATGATTTCCCCTGCGCCTTGTTTTCGCACATTTTTGAGTAGCCCAAGCGCTGATTCGGTGTGTGCTTTGAAGACAGGAAGCCTGAGTAAATTAGAGTACTTCTCCGAGGAGAGTCATTCATGGCCCTGAAATTGGCAGTCCTGGTGTCCGGAGGCGGTTCCAATCTGCAGTCCATCATCGATCGTATCGAGGATGGCGCTCTGGATGCCGAGATCAAGCTTGTGCTGTCCAATAAACCGGATGCGTATGGATTGACCCGCGCCGAAAAGCACGGGCTGCCTTCAGTTGCTCTGGACCACACGGCTTATGAGTCGCGTGAGGCTTTCGACGCTGCCATGGTGGAAAAGATCAATGCCTGCGGAGCGGATATCGTGGTGCTGGCCGGATTCATGCGTCTGTTGACCTCGGTTTTCATCAATGCCTTCAAGACCATCGTCAACATTCATCCTGCCTTGTTGCCCAGTTTCGCAGGGTGCCATGGGCAGCGTGATGCAGCGGACTACGGGGTCAAGATTTCAGGGGCCACCGTGCACTTTGTGGACGAAATCATGGATCATGGCCCTGTGATCGTTCAGGCAGCGGTGCCGGTCCTTTCCGGCGAGGACGGCGATGCTCTCGGGGCGCGTATTCTGGAATTTGAGCACCGTATCTATCCTCAGGCCCTGCAGTGGTTGGCCGAAGGCAGGGTGACGGTCAAAGACCGTCACGTCTTTGTGGCGGATGCGGGCAAGCCCAAGGCCCCAATCACCAAGCCTGGGTTGGTCAATCCGCCTCTGGAAGAGGGGTTCTAGCGCGCCGCCTCCTTTGCCTCTGTGAACAGATCAAACTCTTGCATCGTCATTGGTGCAGCGTTGCTTTCGATAGCCGTGGGGGCTCGAAACATCGCCTGACGGCTACAGGCCGGCGAGCTTTATCCATCCTCGAATCGCGCGTTTCGCTATTTCCTGCGGATTGCGCTCGAGTGGCGGTTCTATTTGTTCCAGACTGTTATGCAGTGGGAGGAGTCATGGCGGAGCAATTTCAGTTTAGTCTGACGGATGAGGAAAAACAGGCCCTCAAGGACCTTGTTCGTCTTTCCATCGCCAGCCGTTTGTTCCCGCAGCAGGGAATCGCCTCTCCCGTGGCCCCCAACGACAAGCTCAAGCAGCCTTTTGGCGCCTTTGTGACCCTGCATCTGGACGACAACCTTCGGGGCTGTATCGGGCATGTGGTAGGTGACGCCCCGCTTTGGGATACCATATGGGAGATGGCTCAGGCCGCAGCCTTCCAGGACCCTCGTTTTTCTCCATTGCAAGAGCAGGAGTTTGAGCAACTCGAATTGGAGATTTCCATCCTTTCTCCATTGACGCAGTGCACCGACCCCGCGCTGGTGGAGGTTGGGCGCCACGGACTGCTGATCAACCATGCCGGGCGTTCAGGGTTGCTTCTGCCCCAGGTGCCGGTGGAATGGAATTGGAGCCGAGAGCAATTCCTGGCTCAGACGTGCCATAAGGCGGGCTTGCCTCCCGACACCTGGCGTGACCCCAAGGCCTCGATTTTCTGGTTTGAAGCCGAGGTCTTTTAGTCAAGTTATTGATGGTTTCTATACTGAAGAGCCTTGGATCAGAGAATGATCCAAGGCTCTTTTATTATGCGCTCAGAGCTTGGAATAATCCGCCTTAATTTGAGTTTTTGCCCATGTTTCAACATGTGAATAAAAAACTGCAAAAAAAGTTTTTGTCCACAGCTTTACTGATATGTCAGCCGTCTTAGTACACGGTTGGTGGGGGTTGCGATGCTTTTTCCCATCCTGAGGAATGAGTGGTGGCGCGTAGTAACCTGAAAAATATGGTGAAAACTGGATTTGTAAGAATTTAGAATGATTCTCGATTGTTCATGGATGAAGGAGGAGTGAGTTGTTTTGGGGCTCTTTTGAATCTGAAGTGAGCTGTGAATAAGCCATAAACCGTGTGAAATGGGGTTTGACAAGATTTCTTGCGAACCGCATAGGGTTTGCGAAGGGAGTGCAAGCCACTCATAGGGGATTTTCGTGGGGCGAACTGAACGCCCGAAATTCCGATATGTTTGTTTATAATTTAGGAGGATGTTTGATGTTCACCAAAGCTCAGTTTATCGAGACCCTGAAGGATGAGCTGCCAGAAGTTTTTCCTACCAAGGCGGCGGCCGAGAAGGCTTTTGACAAATTTTGCTCGGTGATTGCCGACAAGCTGCATGCCGGTGGTCGCCTGCGTCTGCCCGGGGTTGGTTCTTTTACCGTCTCTGAGCGTGCCGCTCGCACTGGCCGCAATCCCCAGACGGGTAAAGCCATCAAGATCCCCGCTCGTAAAGTTGTGAAATTCTCTGTCGCCAAGGGTCTCAAAGACAGCCTGTAGACCTTGATAGAGAGTGTTGAAAAGGTCGCTGGATCCCCCGCCAGCGACCTTTTTTTGTCCGCAGGGCCAGATGGCGATGAGTTTTACCACATGTGGATGACAGGATGACAATAAAACAGGCCACCCGATTTTTCCGGGTGGCCTGTTTTATTTTGAATCATCAGAGGGGGTGTTTGTTTCGGGAAGGGCCTGCCCCCGAGCCTTGTCCGCAATCCATTTGACCTGACGACAGACTCCCATGAGCATGTTGAATTCAAGGCGCTTCAAGGGGCTGCGGGTTAGAAAGCGACGTATGGGCAACATCCAGTAGTCCGAGTTGTCCTGCTTGATGTAGTCGATACAGAGCAATGTCTCCTGCATGGTGCCAAACAGCAGTTCCTGTTCCTCGTGGGTGGTCAGATTGGACGCGGACGGTTGTGGCGGGGCGCTGCTCCGACTTTCCATGGAGCGTGCAAAGCATTCATACAGCACGACAAGTACTGCCTGGGCCAGGTTCAGGGAGCTGGCCTCGGGCACGGTGGGGATGGTGATCAGATCATGGCAGATTTCTGTCTCTGCATTGGTCAGGCCGCGATCTTCGGGGCCAAAGACAATGGCAATGCCGCCTTGGGCGCGCTGCTCATTGATTTTTACAGCAGCCTTGGCCGGTGAGAGTAGCCCCTTGCGCCAGCCGCCGATGCGCGCCGTGGTCCCATACACATGGGAGAAGCCTGCCAGGGCTGTGGGCAGGTCGTTTTCGATGCGCATGTTGCGCAGGATTTCAGCGCCCTTGGTGGTGGCCAGCAGGGCGGCTTTGTCCAGGTTCCAATTGCGCGGGGTCACGGCAATGATGTTGGCGCAGCCCATATTCACGCAGGCACGGGCAGCGCTGCCGATGTTTTCGGGGAACTTGGGATTAAATAGGACGATGGTTAGATTATCCAGCATGACAGTTCCTTCTGAGGCGTTTAAATTCTTGCGATTGCTGCGTTGCTGCTGAATTTGTAAGCCCTCGTGTACCGTTTTGTACACGTCGGGTTTCCAAGTTACTCGCGCTTTGCACTCGTGATTTTTGAACGCCCCATGGAGAAAAAATTCCATACGGGCGACCTTCCGGGTAATTCAGAATATGTGGGGCTCTGATCCTCGGGCGTTGTGTTCGCGCTTGGGTGTAGGTTGGTGTCTTCTCGTCTGTTTTCCTTGTTCGTTGGGGATTGCGTTCAGCACCTGCGAGAGGCAGGAGCAAAAAACGGACAAGACCGATGCGTATTGAGGCATACGCGAGGTGTTGTCCGTTTTGAAGCGACGAACCTGTCGCTGGATGATGGACGCAATGCCCCTAGACGTTGAAGAGGAAATGCATCACATCGCCATCCTTGACGACGTAGTCCTTGCCTTCCACGCGCAACACACCCTTGGCACGGCAGGCGGCCTCAGTGCCATTGGCAACATAATCGTCGTAGGCAATGACCTCGGCCCGGATGAAACCACGCTCGAAGTCCGTGTGGATCACGCCAGCGGCCTGAGGGCCGGTAAAACCGTCTTCGATGGTCCAGGCGCGGACTTCCTTGACCCCGGCGGTGAAGTAGCTGATCAGTCCCAGGGAGTGGAAGCCCCGGCGGATGATTTTGGTCAGGCCGGATTCAGTGACGCCGTAACTTTCCAGGAACTCGTCGATTTCGCTTTCTTCCAGTCCCACGAAATCTTCTTCCATTTTGGCGTTGATCTTCAGGACTTCGGCACCGCGCTGCTCAGCCAGTTCGCGAACCGCTGCGACAGAGGCATTGTCTTCGGTCAGGGTGTCCTCGTCCACGTTGCAGCAGTAGATGACGTTCTTGGCGGTGATCATCGCCATTTCCCTGATCAGTTCGCGGGCGACGGTGGTGTCGCGTTCGGGAAAGCTGGAAATCGGCTGCAACTCGTTCAGATGCGCCAGCATCTTCCTGCCCATCTCCAGCTTGGGCCCAAGGGTCTTGTCACCCTTGAGTTGCTTGGACATGCGCTCAACGCGGTTTTCCAGGCTTTGCACGTCAGCCATGATCAGCTCGGTTTCGATGACGTCGATGTCGCGGGCGGGGTCGACACTACCGTCCACGTGCACCACGTCGTCATCCTCGAAGCAGCGCACCACGTGCAGGATGGCGTTGGATTCGCGGATATTGGCCAGGAACTTGTTGCCCAGACCTTCACCCTTGCTGGCCCCTTTGACCAATCCGGCGATGTCCACGAAATCCACCGTGGAGTGCAGCACGCGCTGGGGCTTGACCAGTTCGGTCAGCTTGCCCAGTCGTTCATCGGGCACGGGTACTACGGCCTTGTTGGGCTCGATGGTGCAGAAGGGGTAGTTCGCGCTGGCGGCGTTCTGCGCCTTGGTCAGCGCATTAAACAGGGTGGACTTGCCGACGTTGGGGAGTCCGACGATACCTATACTGAGTCCCATGGGATGATCTCCGAAAAAAGGATGTGTGCGTCGCGATGGGCGGGCTCCATTTAATATGGGCCGCCTGCGTCGCCGCGTTCCCTCTATCAGTATGGGCGATGGAGAGCAAGCCGGGTATGGATGGTCCAAAATGGCGTGCATGTCCGACCGGGGAGACATCGCATTTGCCAGGGGCTGCGCCCTAGCCTGCAACAATCGATTTTGATAGGGAAAGGTGACTTGGAGGAACACCATGAGTGGAAGCACATTCGGATCGATCTTTACACTGACCACCTTTGGCGAGTCCCATGGCCCCGGATTGGGGGGCGTGGTGGACGGTTGCCCGGCGGGTATTGCCCTTGATGAAGCCTTGATCCAGCGCGAGTTGGACCGACGCAAGCCCGGCCAGGGAGTGGCCTCCACGGCCCGCAAGGAGAGCGATCGAGTGGAGATTCTATCCGGCGTGTTCGAGGGGCGCAGCACCGGAACGCCCATCGGCTTTCTGGTGCGCAACGAGGATCAGCGCTCGCGCGATTATTCCAAAATCATGGATGTTTATCGTCCCGGGCATGCGGACTTGACCTACGATGCCAAGTACGGCGTGCGGGACTATCGCGGTGGTGGTCGTTCATCGGGGCGTGAGACCGTGTCTCGCGTGGCTGGTGGTGCCGTGGCTGGTGCTTTTCTGGCTTCCGTGGGGATTGAAGTTACGGCTTACACATTGGAATTGGGCGGTATTCGTGCCCAGGTCAACGATCCGTGGGGTGCGCAGGACCGTCCGTTCTTTGCGCCACAGGATGAAATTGTTGCCGAGTGGGAGCAGCGTGTCGCAGCGGTCAAGAGCGAAGGCGATACTCTGGGGGGTATTGTGGAGGTCATTGCCCGAGGCGTACCAGCCGGTCTGGGTGAACCTGTGTTTGACAAGCTGGACGCCCGGTTGGCCTCTGCCTTGATGAGCGTAGGCGCGGTCAAGGCTGTGGAGATTGGTTCCGGGCTGGATGCAGCCAGGTCCTTGGGCAGTGTCAACAATGACCCTATCCTGGCCGATGGTTTTGCTTCCAACAATGCCGGGGGCATCCTTGGTGGCCTTTCCAGTGGGCAGGAGATTGTGGTTCGGGCTGCAGTGAAGCCTATCCCCTCTATTGCCAAGGAACAGACGACCCGCACGGCCCAAGGCGGCGAGACGGCAATTCGTATTGGTGGTCGCCATGATATCGCAGCCATCCCGCGTATCAATCCGGTACTCAAGGCCATGGCCATGCTGACGCTTGCCGATATGCTGCTTTTGCAACGCCGTATGGGACGTTCGTAAAAAAGTCTGTAACGCTATTTCGTTAAAATAATCAAATGTAGAACATTGTTTTGTGAATACTTCGCCAGCAACAACGGGGCGGACCGAGATCTCGGTCCGCCCCGTTGTCTTTCATGTCTCATCCAAAGCAGGTTTAGGCTGCCTTTGGTGAATTCTCGTTTTGTGCATTCCTGGCGTCTTTGCGACGCTGCAGTCGTTCTTTCAGTCCCATGAGCAGGTCCCATTCAACGGGCACGATGAACAGGGTCAGGAAGGTTGCCGTGGCCAGGCCCGTGACAAAGGTCGAGGCCATTGTGCCCCAGACCAGAGAGTAGCTCGGGATGCCCAGCGCCATGGGCAACAGGCCCAGAGATGTCGTCAGTGTCGTCAGCAGGATGGGCCGGAGCCGGATGCGAATGCCTTGCTCGATGGCCTGACGGCGGGTCAGGCCACTCTGGTAGCCTTTATTGATGAAGTCGATGAGCACCAGCGAGTCGTTGACGACCACGCCGGTCACTCCCACGACGGCAATGAAGCTGTTGACCGTAAAGAGTGACTGGGTGAACAGCTTGCCGAAGATGACTCCGATGAGGGAGAAAACAACAGCAGAGAGGATGATCGTGGGCTGCAGGTATGATTTGAACTGCGTGGCCAGGATCAGATAGATGATCAGCATGGCAATGCCGAAGGCGTAAGTCAGTGAGATGTATGAGCGTTTGGTGTCTTCATGCCCACCGCCAAAGGCCAAAGTCGCTCCCGGGAACTTGGTGCGCAATTCGTTGTACAAACCGGTGACCCGGTTAACCACAACGGCTGAAGACGTCTGAGCACCGGGCTTGATGTTGGCTGTAATGGTTTGGCAGCGTTGTCCTTTGTAGCGGCTTAACTCGCCTGGTTCGTTGTAGGCCGAGGGGATGGTGATGTCGCCCAACCGAACCGGTCCGGATGGATGTTCCAACAGGGGGATACGCAGGGAATCCTCGGGCGTGGGCAGGCTTTCGGGTGCGATGCGCAGCTTCAGGTCCACTTCTTCGTCGGTCAGGCGGTACTTGCCCACGAAGCGTCCGTCCAGCACCGAGCCGGCCATGAGGGCCACGTCCCCGGAATTCAGACCGAATTCATGGGCTCGTTTGTGGTCAACTGCGAGCCGGAAGACCCGTTGGGATTGCCCAAGGCCGTCGTCAAGCTGTGTCAGGCTCGGGGCCAGTTCCTGGTCTGTGCGCAGCAGGTTCATGATGGCTCCGGCCAGACCTTGAATGGATTCCTCGTTGGTTCCCACCACTCGCACATTGACGTCTTTGCCCGAGGGAGGGCCGTCTTTTTCCGCGCGTACGGTGATGCGGATGCCGTCCGTTTCGAACTGCTTCTTGAGACGGTTGCGCATGGTTTCCAGGTGCGCCAAGGGGTCGTCAAAGTCGCGATTTGCCTTTTCGGGCAAGGTCACCATGACGGTGCCGTAGTTGGACCCCCAGACCTGTTGGTAATCCTCATCGATGGTGAAACCGGCAAAGGCTGCGGCAGAACGTGCCTTGCCCGGTCCGTCTTCCATGACCCAGCGAGAGATTTCCTTGGCCTTGGTCGAACTTTCTTCGATGTTGGTGGAAGCAGGACCTTCAATAAAGGCATAATAAAGGTTGTAATCATCGGGGAAGAACTTGATGCGAATCAGCGGTGCTACTCCCGATACGGAGACTCCCATGATGACGATGGCCACGATGAAGGTTGCCAGCACGATCATCAGGCTGGAGATTCTCCAACGCATGGTTATGGCAATAAGTCGATCCGTCCAGCGCCTGAGCACGCGCAGCAGGGCGTTGTCTTCCTCAAGCAGGGAGGCTTTGGTGGCGTTTTTCTTGGGGCGCGGGCCCCAGTCGAAATAATGCAGGGGCAGGATAAACAGACATTCAATGAGTGAAGCCACGATGGCAAAGGCCACGGCTTTAGGGATGAGCGCAAAGAATTCGCCCGTGGGGCCGGTCATGATCAGCATGGGCAAAAATGCCGCAACCGTTGTCATGGTGGCCGAAATGACCGGGATCATGACTTCCGAAGTGCCATTGACGATGGCATCCTTGAGCGGGACGCCTTCCTGCACATGGCGATAGATATTTTCCACCACCACGATGGCATCGTCCACAATGATGCCCGAGACCAGAACGAATGAGAACAACGTGATTTCGTTGAGCGAGTTGTCCGTGAGCCACATCAGGATCATGGTCACCAGGAAGGAAAAGGGGATACCCACCGTGGTCAGGGCCGCGTTTCGGAAGCCCATGAAATACCAGATGATACCGCAGACCAGTAAGATTCCCACGAACATGTTCCAGCCCAGGGTGTTCATGGAATCGTTGATGTAGGAGGTGGAGTCCTGCGTCAGTACGGCCTGGGCCCCCTCCTGTTTCAGCGCCGGGGCGAAGTCGGCCAGGATGGCGTCCACTTGCTCCTTGATGTCCAAGGCATTGCCCGATTCGGTCTTGATGATTTTCAGGGTCACGCAGTCCTGGCCGTTAACCGAGGCAATGACCGATGGGTCGCGGTAGCCTACCTCGGCGCGCGAAGCCACATCGGCCACGGTGACGAAAGAGCCGTCCTGATCACTGCGGATCACTGTGTCCATGACCTGATCGCGGGTCCTGAATTTTTCATCCACCCGCACCACGAAATCACCGGATTCGTTGGTGTAGTCTCCGGCCGGAATGGAGAGGTTGGCGTTTTGGAGGGCGTCGGCGACCTGGTTGAAGGTCACGCCCAGCGCAGCCATGCGATCAGGCTCGAGATAGACATGGAATTCGCGCTGGTATTCGCCTTGGAGCTTGACTTCCTGCACGCCGCTGATTTGGGAGAGTGGAACCTTGAGTTCTTCGGCCATGAGAGTCAGCGCCCGATTATTGCGTTCTCCCACAAGGTTGATGGAGACCACGGGTAGCCAATCCGAGGTCGTGATCAGGGTAAACTTTGGCGGGTCCACGTCGTCCGGGAGTTCGTCCAGCATGGACAGGACCTTGAATCTCAGCTCGTCGTAGAGCCCGTCGTAGTCTGTGTCGTCCATGAATTTGACCACGAGCAGTGAAGTCTCATGCGAGGAACTTGAATCGATGAATTCGACATCTTCCAGGTCCTCGAGGGCATCCTCGAGCTTGCGGGTGACAAGGGATTCAACATCCGTGCTGGATGCGCCGGGATAGAAGGTCGTAATGAAGACCTTGCCGAAGTTCACCAGGGGATAGCGTTCCACGGGCAGTTGCATCACGGAGAACGCGCCCGCCACGATGAGCAGCACGAAGATGAGGTTGAAAAAGACCGTTTGGGCC is part of the Desulfovibrio ferrophilus genome and harbors:
- the cobA gene encoding uroporphyrinogen-III C-methyltransferase, with product MADVYLIGAGPGDPGLLTVRAKELIETCDIVVYDYLANAEFLSYARPDAEIIYVGKKGGDHTLPQDKINDLLVDRASQGKSIARLKGGDPYVFGRGGEEAEELIAAGLTFEVVPGITAGVAAAAYAGIPVTHRDHTTSVCFITGHEDPTKEKSGHNWDVYAKSTSTLVFYMGVGNLPMIAEKLISGGRDPKTPAALVRWGTRCTQESMVATLETVADEAARRGFKAPSIIIVGGVCSLADKLSWFEKRPLMGKGVVVTRAREQASGFADTLREMGACAFQFPTIEINPLPDYAEVQAAIGQIENYDWLVFTSVNGVLKFWEQLDGMGLDTRVLGGRKVAAIGPATAEALVARGVRPDFVPPKYVAESVVAGLIERGVGQGTKVLIPRARVAREVLPEELSKAGADVTVLPVYETGLNEDGPEELVAKLDAGDIDYVTFTSSSTVENFFQLLAPEKLKQYPDVKLACIGPVTAKTLAEYGFTPDIQPEDYTIPALAAALAND
- the purN gene encoding phosphoribosylglycinamide formyltransferase, encoding MALKLAVLVSGGGSNLQSIIDRIEDGALDAEIKLVLSNKPDAYGLTRAEKHGLPSVALDHTAYESREAFDAAMVEKINACGADIVVLAGFMRLLTSVFINAFKTIVNIHPALLPSFAGCHGQRDAADYGVKISGATVHFVDEIMDHGPVIVQAAVPVLSGEDGDALGARILEFEHRIYPQALQWLAEGRVTVKDRHVFVADAGKPKAPITKPGLVNPPLEEGF
- the amrA gene encoding AmmeMemoRadiSam system protein A; amino-acid sequence: MAEQFQFSLTDEEKQALKDLVRLSIASRLFPQQGIASPVAPNDKLKQPFGAFVTLHLDDNLRGCIGHVVGDAPLWDTIWEMAQAAAFQDPRFSPLQEQEFEQLELEISILSPLTQCTDPALVEVGRHGLLINHAGRSGLLLPQVPVEWNWSREQFLAQTCHKAGLPPDTWRDPKASIFWFEAEVF
- a CDS encoding HU family DNA-binding protein; the encoded protein is MFTKAQFIETLKDELPEVFPTKAAAEKAFDKFCSVIADKLHAGGRLRLPGVGSFTVSERAARTGRNPQTGKAIKIPARKVVKFSVAKGLKDSL
- a CDS encoding RNA methyltransferase, which produces MLDNLTIVLFNPKFPENIGSAARACVNMGCANIIAVTPRNWNLDKAALLATTKGAEILRNMRIENDLPTALAGFSHVYGTTARIGGWRKGLLSPAKAAVKINEQRAQGGIAIVFGPEDRGLTNAETEICHDLITIPTVPEASSLNLAQAVLVVLYECFARSMESRSSAPPQPSASNLTTHEEQELLFGTMQETLLCIDYIKQDNSDYWMLPIRRFLTRSPLKRLEFNMLMGVCRQVKWIADKARGQALPETNTPSDDSK
- the ychF gene encoding redox-regulated ATPase YchF; this translates as MGLSIGIVGLPNVGKSTLFNALTKAQNAASANYPFCTIEPNKAVVPVPDERLGKLTELVKPQRVLHSTVDFVDIAGLVKGASKGEGLGNKFLANIRESNAILHVVRCFEDDDVVHVDGSVDPARDIDVIETELIMADVQSLENRVERMSKQLKGDKTLGPKLEMGRKMLAHLNELQPISSFPERDTTVARELIREMAMITAKNVIYCCNVDEDTLTEDNASVAAVRELAEQRGAEVLKINAKMEEDFVGLEESEIDEFLESYGVTESGLTKIIRRGFHSLGLISYFTAGVKEVRAWTIEDGFTGPQAAGVIHTDFERGFIRAEVIAYDDYVANGTEAACRAKGVLRVEGKDYVVKDGDVMHFLFNV
- the aroC gene encoding chorismate synthase; this encodes MSGSTFGSIFTLTTFGESHGPGLGGVVDGCPAGIALDEALIQRELDRRKPGQGVASTARKESDRVEILSGVFEGRSTGTPIGFLVRNEDQRSRDYSKIMDVYRPGHADLTYDAKYGVRDYRGGGRSSGRETVSRVAGGAVAGAFLASVGIEVTAYTLELGGIRAQVNDPWGAQDRPFFAPQDEIVAEWEQRVAAVKSEGDTLGGIVEVIARGVPAGLGEPVFDKLDARLASALMSVGAVKAVEIGSGLDAARSLGSVNNDPILADGFASNNAGGILGGLSSGQEIVVRAAVKPIPSIAKEQTTRTAQGGETAIRIGGRHDIAAIPRINPVLKAMAMLTLADMLLLQRRMGRS
- a CDS encoding efflux RND transporter permease subunit, translating into MRPVVRFTLAQTVFFNLIFVLLIVAGAFSVMQLPVERYPLVNFGKVFITTFYPGASSTDVESLVTRKLEDALEDLEDVEFIDSSSSHETSLLVVKFMDDTDYDGLYDELRFKVLSMLDELPDDVDPPKFTLITTSDWLPVVSINLVGERNNRALTLMAEELKVPLSQISGVQEVKLQGEYQREFHVYLEPDRMAALGVTFNQVADALQNANLSIPAGDYTNESGDFVVRVDEKFRTRDQVMDTVIRSDQDGSFVTVADVASRAEVGYRDPSVIASVNGQDCVTLKIIKTESGNALDIKEQVDAILADFAPALKQEGAQAVLTQDSTSYINDSMNTLGWNMFVGILLVCGIIWYFMGFRNAALTTVGIPFSFLVTMILMWLTDNSLNEITLFSFVLVSGIIVDDAIVVVENIYRHVQEGVPLKDAIVNGTSEVMIPVISATMTTVAAFLPMLIMTGPTGEFFALIPKAVAFAIVASLIECLFILPLHYFDWGPRPKKNATKASLLEEDNALLRVLRRWTDRLIAITMRWRISSLMIVLATFIVAIVIMGVSVSGVAPLIRIKFFPDDYNLYYAFIEGPASTNIEESSTKAKEISRWVMEDGPGKARSAAAFAGFTIDEDYQQVWGSNYGTVMVTLPEKANRDFDDPLAHLETMRNRLKKQFETDGIRITVRAEKDGPPSGKDVNVRVVGTNEESIQGLAGAIMNLLRTDQELAPSLTQLDDGLGQSQRVFRLAVDHKRAHEFGLNSGDVALMAGSVLDGRFVGKYRLTDEEVDLKLRIAPESLPTPEDSLRIPLLEHPSGPVRLGDITIPSAYNEPGELSRYKGQRCQTITANIKPGAQTSSAVVVNRVTGLYNELRTKFPGATLAFGGGHEDTKRSYISLTYAFGIAMLIIYLILATQFKSYLQPTIILSAVVFSLIGVIFGKLFTQSLFTVNSFIAVVGVTGVVVNDSLVLIDFINKGYQSGLTRRQAIEQGIRIRLRPILLTTLTTSLGLLPMALGIPSYSLVWGTMASTFVTGLATATFLTLFIVPVEWDLLMGLKERLQRRKDARNAQNENSPKAA